One stretch of Cryptococcus decagattii chromosome 10, complete sequence DNA includes these proteins:
- a CDS encoding guanine nucleotide-binding protein subunit beta-like protein, translating into MAEHLMFKGNLAGHNGWVTAIATSSENPDMILTASRDKTVIAWQLTREDNLYGFPKKILHGHNHFVSDVAISSDGQFALSSSWDHTLRLWDLNTGLTTKKFVGHTGDVLSVSFSADNRQIVSASRDRSIKLWNTLGECKFDIVEDGHTEWVSCVRFSPNPALPVIISAGWDKTVKVWELSNCKLKTTHHGHTGYLNTLAVSPDGSLAASGGKDGITMLWDLNEGKHLYSLDAGDIINSLVFSPNRYWLCAATASSIKIFDLESKSLVDDLQPDFDGLSDKARKPECTSLAWSADGQTLFAGFSDNLVRVWTVVA; encoded by the exons ATGGCCGAGCACCTCATGTTCAAGGGCAACCTCGCCGGCCACAACGGCTGGGTCACCGCCATCGCTACTTCCTCCGAGAACCCCGACATGATCCTCACCGCTTCTAGGG ACAAGACTGTCATTGCTTGGCAACTCACCCGAGAGGACAACTTGTACGGTTTCCCCAAGAAAATCCTCCACGGTCACAACCACTTCGTGTCCGACGTTGCCATCTCTTCCGACGGCCAGTTtgctctttcttcctcttgggACCACACCCTTAGGTTGTGGGACCTTAACACTGGTTTGACAACCAAGAAGTTTGTCGGCCACACTGGCGACGTTCTCTC CGTCTCTTTCTCTGCTGACAACCGTCAAATCGTCTCTGCCTCCCGAGACCGATCCATCAAGCTCTGGAACACCCTTGGAGAGTGCAAGTTTGACATTGTCGAGGACGGCCACACCGAGTG GGTCTCCTGCGTTCGATTCTCGCCTAACCCCGCCCTCCCCGTCATCATCTCTGCTGGTTGGGACAAGACCGTCAAG GTCTGGGAGCTCTCCAACTGCAAGTTGAAGACCACCCACCACGGTCACACCGGTTACCTCAACACCCTCGCCGTCTCTCCCGATGGTTCGCTCGCCGCCTCCGGTGGTAAGGACGGTATCACCATGCTCTGGGACCTCAACGAGGGCAAGCACCTCTACTCTCTTGACGCCGGAGACATTATCAActctctcgtcttctcccCCAACCGATACTGGCTCTGTGCTGCTACCGCTTCCTCCATCAAGATCTTCGACCTCGAGAGCAA GTCTCTTGTCGATGACCTCCAACCCGACTTTGACGGCCTCTCCGACAAGGCCCGCAAGCCTGAATGCACTTCCCTCGCCTGGTCTGCTGACGGCCAGACTCTCTTCGCTGGTTTCTCTGACAACCTCGTCCGAGTCTGGACTGTCGTTGCTTAG